A single region of the Candidatus Eisenbacteria bacterium genome encodes:
- a CDS encoding protein kinase: MPLSPGTRLGPYEILAPLGAGGMGEVYRARDTRLDRTVAIKVLPAELSAHEEVRARFEREARAVSSLNHPHICVLHDLGRENGIDYLVLEHLEGETLGQRLARGPLSPEELLAVAIPIADALDKAHRNGLVHRDLKPANIMLTKSGAKLLDFGLARATGLGDAGAGLSRSPTMSRSLTAEGTIVGTFQYIAPEVLEGAEADERADIFAFGATLFEMATGKRAFEGKSPASVIAAILEREPPPLSSVQPMSPPTLERLVKQCLAKDPDERIQSMHDVLLQLRWVQEGGSRAGVAAPAAARRRSRTRLAWIVAGMATAAAVAFGIGYVSRTPPRLEPIQFQVPPPEGVSQVGAPRISPDGRYIAFQAPDSSGKATLWIRPLAAVETHAIPGADPTRRPFWSPDSRQIAFFAGTRLKKVGVEGGPSQALCDHPGGADGTWGSEGVILFDGSARDSIIRVSASGGPTSPATVLDRSRGELGHAWPQFLPDGKHFVFLAFTSRAESTWIKTGVLGSLESKPLTVGNFSRIEYAPPGYLLFTRDRALMAQPFDAGSRRFTGDPVPVASDVQAELGGGNADFSVSSNGVLTVRGAGEGATGRLVWMDRAGRNQGSMGAPGAYVSVELSPEGERAAVVVGSAGGVERDVWVIEGARGVASRLTAEQGADAWPVWSPDGSRIAFTSNRSGVFSPIIKRADGTGSEESLSPLAEGCGPNQWSPDGTFLVLGHNPGATRWDISTLTLQPGAKAAPVLNGSHNESWARISPDGKWLAYSSDESGRSEIYVRPVGSAVGKYQISTQGGFSMRWRGDGKEIFYLLDDGTMMAVDVRTEQGFQVGAPRALFRAAPPQGFNGPQYSVTPDGQRFLVLMPERGAAQAATTVVVNWTSMLRRD, encoded by the coding sequence ATGCCGCTTTCCCCCGGAACACGGCTCGGTCCCTATGAGATCCTCGCGCCCCTCGGCGCCGGAGGCATGGGCGAGGTCTATCGCGCCCGGGACACGCGCCTCGACCGCACGGTCGCGATCAAGGTGCTGCCGGCGGAGCTTTCCGCGCACGAGGAGGTCCGCGCCCGCTTCGAGCGTGAAGCGCGCGCGGTCTCGAGCCTCAATCATCCGCACATCTGCGTCCTTCACGATCTCGGTCGCGAGAACGGGATCGACTACCTGGTGCTGGAGCACCTGGAGGGGGAGACCCTCGGGCAGCGGCTCGCGCGCGGGCCGCTCTCCCCGGAGGAGCTGCTCGCGGTCGCGATTCCGATCGCGGACGCGCTCGACAAGGCGCATCGGAACGGGCTCGTCCATCGCGACCTCAAGCCGGCGAACATCATGCTCACGAAGTCCGGGGCCAAGCTCCTCGACTTCGGGCTCGCGCGCGCGACCGGGCTCGGGGACGCGGGGGCGGGACTCTCCCGCTCGCCCACGATGAGCCGGTCCCTCACGGCGGAGGGGACGATCGTGGGAACGTTCCAGTACATCGCGCCGGAAGTGCTCGAAGGCGCCGAGGCCGACGAGCGCGCGGACATCTTCGCGTTCGGCGCGACGCTCTTCGAGATGGCGACCGGGAAGCGCGCGTTCGAGGGGAAGAGCCCGGCCAGCGTGATCGCGGCCATCCTCGAGCGGGAGCCGCCGCCCCTCTCCTCGGTCCAGCCGATGTCGCCGCCGACGCTCGAGCGGCTCGTGAAGCAGTGCCTCGCGAAGGATCCTGACGAGCGGATCCAGTCGATGCACGACGTGCTGCTCCAGCTTCGGTGGGTGCAGGAGGGGGGCTCGCGGGCCGGCGTGGCCGCGCCCGCCGCGGCGAGGCGCAGGAGCCGCACGCGCCTCGCGTGGATCGTGGCAGGCATGGCGACCGCGGCGGCGGTCGCGTTCGGCATCGGGTACGTGAGCCGCACCCCTCCCAGGCTCGAGCCCATCCAGTTCCAGGTCCCGCCGCCCGAGGGGGTCTCCCAGGTCGGCGCCCCCCGCATCTCGCCCGACGGCCGCTACATCGCCTTCCAGGCGCCGGACTCGAGCGGAAAGGCCACTCTCTGGATCCGGCCCCTGGCCGCGGTCGAGACGCACGCCATCCCGGGAGCCGATCCGACGCGCCGTCCGTTCTGGTCGCCGGACAGCAGGCAGATCGCCTTCTTCGCGGGAACGAGACTCAAGAAGGTCGGGGTCGAGGGCGGGCCCAGCCAGGCGCTCTGCGATCACCCAGGCGGCGCCGACGGCACGTGGGGGAGCGAGGGAGTCATCCTGTTCGATGGAAGCGCGCGCGACTCCATCATCCGGGTATCGGCATCCGGGGGCCCCACGTCCCCCGCGACCGTGCTCGACCGGTCACGCGGGGAGCTGGGACACGCGTGGCCCCAGTTCCTGCCCGACGGGAAGCACTTCGTCTTCCTCGCGTTCACGTCCCGCGCCGAGAGCACCTGGATCAAGACCGGCGTGCTGGGTTCGCTGGAGTCGAAGCCGCTGACGGTGGGGAACTTCTCTAGGATTGAGTACGCGCCCCCGGGATACCTCCTCTTCACGCGAGACCGCGCCCTGATGGCCCAGCCGTTCGACGCGGGGAGCCGGCGGTTCACCGGCGATCCCGTGCCGGTTGCCAGCGACGTGCAGGCGGAGCTCGGGGGCGGAAACGCCGACTTCTCCGTCTCGTCCAACGGGGTGCTGACCGTTCGCGGCGCCGGGGAGGGGGCCACCGGCCGGCTCGTGTGGATGGACCGCGCGGGGCGAAACCAGGGATCGATGGGTGCGCCCGGGGCGTACGTCTCGGTCGAGCTGTCCCCGGAGGGCGAGCGGGCCGCCGTGGTCGTGGGATCGGCCGGCGGCGTCGAACGTGACGTCTGGGTGATCGAGGGAGCCCGAGGCGTGGCCTCGCGGTTGACGGCCGAACAGGGCGCCGACGCCTGGCCGGTCTGGTCTCCGGACGGGAGCCGGATCGCGTTCACCTCCAACCGTAGCGGTGTCTTCTCACCCATCATCAAGAGAGCGGACGGCACGGGCTCCGAGGAATCGCTGAGCCCCCTGGCCGAGGGATGCGGCCCCAACCAGTGGTCGCCCGACGGGACGTTCCTGGTGCTGGGGCACAACCCGGGCGCCACGCGCTGGGACATCTCCACGCTAACGCTCCAGCCGGGAGCGAAAGCCGCCCCCGTCCTCAACGGTTCGCACAACGAATCGTGGGCGCGGATCTCCCCGGACGGGAAGTGGCTCGCGTACTCCTCCGACGAGTCGGGCAGAAGCGAGATCTACGTCCGGCCTGTCGGCAGCGCGGTGGGCAAGTACCAGATCTCCACTCAGGGCGGCTTCAGCATGCGCTGGAGAGGGGACGGCAAGGAGATCTTCTACCTCCTCGATGACGGGACGATGATGGCCGTGGACGTCCGGACCGAGCAGGGGTTCCAGGTCGGAGCGCCGCGCGCTCTGTTCCGCGCGGCGCCGCCTCAAGGCTTCAACGGCCCGCAGTACTCGGTCACTCCAGACGGCCAGCGATTCCTCGTCCTCATGCCGGAGCGTGGCGCGGCGCAGGCGGCGACGACCGTGGTGGTGAACTGGACGAGCATGCTCCGTCGCGACTGA
- a CDS encoding asparagine synthetase B, whose product MRRLVLVWIVALSCAAAPASARILVPMDKAQTDHLRAYGLAYWALERGVHGEWLLNYRGGAFLFPDNATFSSEAVLRGVAMENVNESTVAQIKAEIADNNMEVVKLETAPRVAVYVPPSAPPWDDAVQLALDYAQIPYTKLWDAEVLDGKLAEYDWLHLHHEDFTGQYGKFFAAFAATDWYRRQVAENEAMAKRLGFAKVSELKKAVARTIKLYVANGGFLFAMCSATDTFDIALAAERVDIVGAEYDYDGADPAADSKLDFTRTLAFTGFELEMNPLVYEFSNLDTTQKSSLRGQRNDYFTLFDFSAKQDPVPTMLVQDHVANVQGFMGQTTGFEKRLLKPGVTVLAETPGAEDAKYIHGHFGQGTFTFYGGHDPEDYQHAVGDPPTDLALHKHSPGYRLILNNVLFPAAEKKEKKT is encoded by the coding sequence ATCCGGCGGCTCGTTCTCGTCTGGATCGTGGCGCTCTCGTGCGCCGCCGCTCCGGCGTCGGCCCGCATCCTCGTCCCCATGGACAAGGCTCAGACCGACCACCTTCGCGCGTACGGGCTCGCGTACTGGGCGCTCGAGCGTGGCGTCCACGGGGAATGGCTCCTCAACTACCGCGGAGGGGCGTTCCTCTTCCCGGACAACGCTACCTTCTCGAGCGAGGCCGTGCTCCGGGGCGTCGCGATGGAGAACGTGAACGAATCGACCGTGGCCCAGATCAAGGCGGAGATCGCGGACAACAACATGGAGGTGGTCAAGCTCGAGACCGCGCCGCGGGTCGCCGTCTACGTGCCGCCGAGCGCGCCGCCATGGGACGACGCGGTGCAGCTCGCGCTCGATTACGCCCAGATCCCGTACACGAAGCTCTGGGACGCCGAGGTGCTCGACGGGAAGCTCGCGGAGTACGACTGGCTCCACCTCCACCACGAGGACTTCACCGGCCAGTACGGGAAGTTCTTCGCCGCGTTCGCCGCCACCGACTGGTATCGCCGGCAGGTGGCCGAGAACGAGGCGATGGCGAAGCGGCTCGGGTTCGCGAAGGTCTCGGAGCTGAAGAAGGCGGTCGCGCGCACGATCAAGCTCTACGTGGCGAACGGCGGCTTCCTCTTCGCGATGTGCTCCGCCACGGACACGTTCGACATCGCGCTCGCGGCCGAGCGGGTGGACATCGTCGGCGCCGAGTACGACTACGACGGCGCCGATCCCGCCGCGGACTCCAAGCTCGATTTCACCCGGACGCTGGCGTTCACCGGATTCGAGCTGGAGATGAATCCGCTCGTGTACGAGTTCTCGAACCTGGACACCACCCAGAAGTCGTCGTTGCGGGGTCAGCGGAACGACTACTTCACCCTGTTCGACTTCTCGGCGAAGCAGGATCCCGTTCCCACGATGCTCGTCCAGGACCACGTCGCGAACGTGCAGGGCTTCATGGGACAGACGACCGGGTTCGAGAAGCGGCTCCTGAAGCCGGGGGTGACGGTGCTCGCGGAGACGCCCGGCGCCGAGGACGCGAAGTACATCCACGGCCACTTCGGGCAGGGCACGTTCACGTTCTACGGCGGGCACGACCCCGAGGACTATCAGCACGCCGTGGGCGACCCGCCCACCGATCTCGCGCTCCACAAGCATTCGCCGGGATACCGGCTGATCCTCAACAACGTGCTGTTCCCCGCGGCGGAGAAGAAAGAGAAGAAAACATAG
- a CDS encoding DUF4175 family protein encodes MNPAYEALLQRLRSARRLLVVRAVERAGLAAAIGFLLVTLIALAVALLAPLYRGEYAVLRLALLAAAALAFAAAAARVFATRTALRDAALEAGRLGGEREDELLAALELSREPEGTGAWTSPALREAAVRAAADRAREIPIEKLRTWKRRGRWFTAAGAALLLLGLTGALGGARTGMAVRRIANPASAPVAPIQIRVEPGNREVEGGESVAIRAFVAGSQRRPEIQVWSEGEWKGEALGDPEAQEGTRSGERAYAAVFRNVKEDVRYKVRVADQETPVFAIHVRDLPRATGYRIRYEYPAYTGLESEESQAITADLAAPRGTRAFLEVSTNRTVAKAALVSERGASLEGKVGERAASFQIPVREDDRFTLRLTDARDRRADLGPFELRAIPDRPPTITVLAPAPVEDVARDMTTTILAGATDDHGVRKILLRYRVRQDPAKVETLHEERAGARELSIRYTWTLGGFSLLPGEEIEFEVGAVDGNGVDGPRTTWSDTRRLRFPSATEILASMDKERSESIETLEDVVKNIKDLQQKSEDLSRDVGRSREMTWEQQQEVQKTLEREEQMRQQIDKVAEQLNRDAEKLSQSRTLNAELVQKIQEMQQILSQIKDQSLLRSMQRLQEAMKKMSPQEIERALQQFKMSQEEVVKSLERTIEMLKQIRMEEMLEAASERAAEMERRQIALNDSLSRAKQSEQVRDLSKPEQEIGELGKQEKAALDSIAAQMQKSDPETAEQARELSERLGEQRMQQDIQRTADAMQRGDRRDSQREAQDMQKQLSEFRRDVDRMREQHAERKKSELSQKMETAAQDLLDIASIQEKMLGDEQTGTGKRAEQQKGLQEATERATEKIAQIAKQTMFLTPDIGQSLGRALANQSNAVGRYSNQDLSGGLNASKEATISLNQAAAGLLRQKDAMQGSKSSTGMQEAMQSLQNLAGDQQGLNEETMGMLPGGEGGDAQGGQGGQRLQEGAGQALGRMAAEQEAIRQGLEEAMQKLGQSGNTLGRLGDVAEDMKKVEQDLKSGRLSQETVERQQRILSRLLDAPRSVEKRDYSRRRTSKPGVDVVRSSPGALAGELLKTRPSLAALLARGSRDPIAPRYRATVDEYFQSILEGQAR; translated from the coding sequence ATGAACCCTGCCTACGAAGCCCTCCTCCAGCGGCTCCGGTCCGCGCGCCGGCTCCTGGTCGTGCGAGCGGTCGAGCGGGCCGGTCTCGCCGCCGCGATCGGTTTCCTGCTCGTGACCCTGATCGCCCTCGCGGTCGCGCTCCTGGCGCCGCTCTACCGTGGCGAGTACGCCGTGCTGCGCCTCGCGCTCCTCGCGGCCGCCGCGCTCGCCTTCGCCGCGGCCGCCGCGCGGGTGTTCGCGACGCGGACCGCGCTTCGGGACGCGGCGCTCGAGGCCGGAAGGCTCGGAGGCGAGCGCGAGGACGAGCTCCTCGCGGCGCTCGAGCTCTCGCGCGAGCCCGAGGGCACGGGCGCGTGGACCTCGCCCGCGCTGCGGGAGGCCGCCGTGCGCGCGGCCGCGGATCGCGCGCGAGAGATCCCGATCGAGAAGCTCCGCACGTGGAAGCGCCGCGGCCGGTGGTTCACCGCGGCCGGCGCCGCGCTCCTCCTGCTCGGCCTCACCGGCGCGCTCGGCGGCGCGCGCACCGGAATGGCGGTGCGGCGGATCGCCAATCCCGCGTCCGCTCCGGTCGCGCCGATCCAGATCCGCGTCGAGCCCGGCAACCGCGAGGTCGAGGGCGGGGAGTCGGTCGCGATCCGCGCCTTCGTCGCGGGATCCCAGCGGCGTCCCGAGATCCAGGTGTGGAGCGAAGGAGAGTGGAAGGGAGAGGCGCTGGGCGACCCCGAGGCGCAGGAAGGCACGCGCTCCGGCGAGCGCGCCTACGCCGCGGTCTTCCGGAACGTGAAGGAGGACGTGCGGTACAAGGTCCGCGTCGCGGATCAGGAGACGCCCGTCTTCGCGATCCACGTGCGCGATCTCCCCCGCGCGACCGGATACCGGATCCGCTACGAATATCCCGCCTACACGGGACTCGAGTCCGAGGAGAGCCAGGCGATCACGGCTGACCTCGCCGCGCCGCGCGGCACGCGCGCGTTCCTCGAAGTCTCGACCAACCGGACCGTCGCGAAGGCGGCGCTCGTCTCGGAGCGCGGCGCCTCCTTGGAAGGAAAGGTCGGCGAGCGCGCCGCGTCGTTCCAGATTCCCGTTCGCGAGGACGACCGCTTCACGCTTCGCCTCACGGACGCCCGGGATCGCCGCGCCGACCTCGGCCCGTTCGAGCTGCGCGCGATCCCCGACCGGCCGCCCACGATCACGGTCCTGGCGCCCGCTCCGGTCGAGGACGTCGCGCGCGACATGACGACCACGATCCTGGCGGGCGCGACGGACGACCACGGCGTTCGCAAGATCCTCCTCCGCTATCGCGTGCGCCAGGATCCCGCCAAGGTGGAGACGCTCCACGAGGAGCGCGCCGGAGCGCGCGAGCTGTCGATCCGCTACACGTGGACCCTCGGCGGATTCTCCCTGCTTCCGGGCGAGGAGATCGAGTTCGAGGTCGGCGCGGTCGACGGGAACGGCGTGGACGGCCCTCGCACGACGTGGTCCGACACGCGCCGGCTCCGATTCCCGTCCGCCACGGAGATCCTCGCCTCGATGGACAAGGAGCGGAGCGAGTCGATCGAGACCCTCGAGGACGTCGTGAAGAACATCAAGGACCTCCAGCAGAAGTCGGAGGACCTCTCGCGCGACGTGGGCCGCTCCCGCGAGATGACCTGGGAGCAGCAGCAGGAGGTGCAGAAGACGCTCGAGCGAGAGGAGCAGATGCGCCAGCAGATCGACAAGGTCGCGGAGCAGCTGAATCGCGACGCCGAGAAGCTCTCGCAGTCGCGCACCCTGAACGCGGAGCTCGTGCAGAAGATCCAGGAGATGCAACAGATCCTGAGCCAGATCAAGGACCAGTCGCTCCTCCGCTCGATGCAGCGCCTCCAGGAGGCGATGAAGAAGATGTCGCCGCAGGAGATCGAGCGCGCGCTCCAGCAGTTCAAGATGTCGCAGGAAGAGGTGGTGAAGAGCCTCGAGCGCACGATCGAGATGCTGAAGCAGATCCGGATGGAGGAGATGCTCGAGGCCGCGTCCGAGCGTGCCGCCGAGATGGAGCGCAGGCAGATCGCGCTGAACGACTCGCTCTCGCGCGCGAAGCAGTCCGAGCAGGTGCGGGACCTCTCGAAGCCGGAGCAGGAGATCGGAGAGCTCGGGAAGCAGGAGAAGGCCGCTCTGGACTCGATCGCGGCGCAGATGCAGAAGTCGGATCCCGAGACCGCGGAGCAGGCGCGCGAGCTCTCCGAGCGGCTCGGGGAGCAGCGGATGCAGCAGGACATCCAGCGGACGGCCGACGCCATGCAGCGAGGCGACCGCCGGGATTCGCAGCGCGAGGCCCAGGACATGCAGAAGCAGCTCTCGGAGTTTCGGCGGGACGTGGACCGGATGCGGGAGCAGCACGCCGAACGGAAGAAGAGCGAGCTCTCCCAGAAGATGGAGACCGCGGCTCAGGACCTCCTCGACATCGCCTCGATTCAAGAGAAGATGCTCGGTGACGAGCAGACGGGCACCGGGAAGCGCGCGGAGCAGCAGAAGGGGCTCCAGGAGGCCACCGAGCGCGCGACCGAGAAGATCGCGCAGATCGCGAAGCAGACGATGTTCCTGACCCCGGACATCGGGCAGTCGCTCGGGCGGGCGCTCGCGAACCAGTCGAACGCCGTGGGCCGCTACTCGAATCAGGACCTCTCGGGAGGCCTGAACGCGAGCAAGGAGGCGACGATCTCGCTGAACCAGGCCGCGGCGGGACTCCTGCGCCAGAAGGACGCGATGCAGGGATCCAAATCCTCCACGGGCATGCAGGAGGCGATGCAGAGCCTCCAGAACCTCGCGGGCGACCAGCAGGGCCTGAACGAGGAGACCATGGGCATGTTGCCCGGCGGCGAGGGCGGCGACGCCCAGGGCGGCCAGGGCGGGCAGCGGCTCCAGGAGGGCGCGGGACAGGCGCTCGGCCGGATGGCCGCCGAGCAGGAGGCGATCCGCCAGGGGCTCGAAGAGGCGATGCAGAAGCTCGGGCAGAGCGGGAACACGCTCGGGCGGCTCGGAGACGTGGCCGAGGACATGAAGAAGGTGGAGCAGGACCTCAAGTCGGGACGGCTGTCGCAGGAAACCGTGGAGCGCCAGCAGCGCATCCTGAGCCGGCTCCTCGACGCGCCGCGAAGCGTGGAGAAGCGGGACTACTCGAGGCGCCGGACGTCGAAGCCGGGCGTCGACGTGGTGCGCTCATCGCCCGGCGCGCTCGCGGGCGAGCTGTTGAAGACCCGGCCTTCTCTGGCCGCGCTGCTCGCGCGCGGGAGCCGCGACCCGATCGCGCCCCGGTACCGCGCGACCGTGGACGAGTACTTCCAGTCGATCCTCGAGGGACAGGCGCGGTGA